From a single Alloactinosynnema sp. L-07 genomic region:
- a CDS encoding WXG100 family type VII secretion target has protein sequence MTSMDISSGTLLGHAEGSTKQSENFTGLASLLEQARVHDECFGPLGRLMADCYFDSLQECQDMATKASSYLVQISDALKDTAKSYGDTDTDNATGLTSAGQGVGTLGDLNGAGNSTRDGYFEQAANYGSSWADAADKLQDAGSPAEAGFALFNARMEQLNTVMSPGQAFVDNGLGFLISLAISPIVNFVLEPAIGDPEQMKSTAKGWDNVATWLNGVAEHEQGRADATGQGWQGEAGDAFRREMAEFADGTRALSGDVSSLKNILETAATIFETFVQIVVDIIQEFVIGLIIEWLAALAASWITAGASVAAATGLTSAQIAITSTRLGTKVANLMHKLKPLITQLENVLQMIRQNKIAKAVIEKIDKVTKIPVVGKMIGTKIDTASPALGLIRNHGDDLLTSTPNLRIGAHALDDMGRKILDANGNPIALAGEKALAQRVTRTALGYLGLSGTTDTGRVIVTGTLENLPGAAAEWGAKQVENHVEDPSSSAERDASQERGFTVD, from the coding sequence ATGACCAGCATGGACATCAGCAGCGGCACGCTCCTGGGCCACGCGGAGGGATCCACCAAGCAGTCCGAGAACTTCACCGGCCTCGCGAGTCTGCTGGAGCAGGCGCGGGTCCACGACGAGTGCTTCGGCCCGCTCGGCAGGCTCATGGCGGACTGCTACTTCGACTCACTGCAGGAGTGTCAGGACATGGCCACCAAGGCCTCGTCCTACCTGGTGCAGATCTCCGACGCGCTCAAGGACACCGCGAAGTCCTACGGCGACACCGACACCGACAACGCCACCGGGCTGACCTCGGCGGGTCAGGGCGTCGGGACGCTCGGGGACCTCAACGGCGCGGGCAACTCCACCCGCGACGGCTACTTCGAGCAGGCGGCGAACTACGGCAGCTCGTGGGCCGACGCCGCCGACAAGCTCCAGGACGCGGGCAGCCCGGCGGAGGCCGGGTTCGCGCTGTTCAACGCCCGCATGGAACAGCTGAACACCGTGATGAGCCCAGGTCAGGCCTTCGTCGACAACGGGCTGGGCTTCCTGATCTCGCTGGCGATCAGCCCCATCGTCAACTTCGTCCTGGAACCCGCCATCGGCGACCCGGAACAGATGAAGAGCACGGCCAAGGGCTGGGACAACGTCGCCACCTGGCTCAACGGCGTCGCCGAGCACGAGCAAGGCCGCGCCGACGCCACCGGCCAGGGCTGGCAGGGCGAGGCGGGCGACGCGTTCCGCCGCGAGATGGCCGAGTTCGCCGACGGCACCCGCGCGCTGTCGGGGGATGTCAGCAGCCTCAAGAACATCCTTGAGACCGCCGCGACCATCTTCGAGACGTTCGTCCAGATCGTCGTGGACATCATCCAGGAATTCGTGATCGGCCTGATCATCGAGTGGCTGGCCGCCCTCGCCGCCTCGTGGATCACCGCGGGCGCGTCGGTCGCGGCGGCCACGGGGCTGACGAGCGCGCAGATCGCGATCACCAGCACGCGACTGGGCACCAAGGTCGCGAACCTGATGCACAAGCTCAAGCCGCTGATCACGCAGCTGGAGAACGTGCTGCAGATGATCCGACAGAACAAGATCGCCAAGGCGGTCATCGAGAAGATCGACAAAGTCACCAAGATCCCGGTGGTGGGCAAGATGATCGGGACCAAGATCGACACCGCTAGTCCGGCCCTTGGCTTGATTCGCAATCATGGCGACGACCTGCTGACCAGTACGCCCAACCTGCGCATCGGTGCCCATGCGCTCGACGACATGGGTAGGAAGATCCTTGACGCCAACGGGAATCCGATCGCGCTCGCTGGTGAGAAGGCGCTCGCTCAGCGGGTGACTCGGACCGCGCTGGGCTATCTCGGGCTCAGCGGAACCACGGACACCGGCCGCGTGATCGTCACCGGCACCCTGGAGAACCTGCCGGGCGCGGCGGCGGAGTGGGGCGCCAAGCAGGTCGAGAACCACGTCGAGGACCCGTCGTCCTCCGCTGAGCGCGACGCCTCGCAAGAACGTGGATTCACCGTCGACTGA
- a CDS encoding YbaB/EbfC family nucleoid-associated protein → MDEAKYQETLRRFEEQAAKAATLKESIAQLKGSARNGDGSVTVTVAPSGAVLGLQLSPAAMNRSHTQLTQEILGTIRQAQQQAAAKMEETVRPFVGDAQYEQFQAAFKAHSADVEPLGPSTPPPAASLPGPQAGAKPDFGGPVRQPRATRPADEPDDGDFSGESIFKGRR, encoded by the coding sequence ATGGACGAAGCCAAGTACCAAGAGACCCTGCGCCGGTTCGAGGAGCAGGCCGCCAAGGCCGCCACGCTCAAGGAGAGCATCGCCCAGCTCAAGGGCAGCGCGCGCAACGGCGACGGCTCGGTCACCGTCACGGTCGCCCCATCGGGCGCGGTGCTCGGCCTGCAGCTGTCCCCGGCGGCGATGAACCGCTCGCACACCCAGCTCACCCAGGAGATCCTGGGCACCATCCGCCAGGCCCAGCAGCAGGCCGCGGCGAAGATGGAGGAGACAGTCCGCCCCTTCGTCGGCGACGCCCAGTACGAACAGTTCCAGGCCGCCTTCAAGGCCCACTCCGCCGACGTCGAGCCGCTGGGTCCGTCGACTCCCCCGCCCGCGGCGAGCCTGCCCGGCCCGCAGGCCGGGGCGAAGCCCGACTTCGGCGGTCCGGTCCGGCAGCCCCGGGCCACCCGCCCGGCCGACGAGCCGGACGACGGTGACTTCTCCGGCGAGTCGATCTTCAAGGGGCGCCGATGA
- a CDS encoding decaprenylphospho-beta-D-erythro-pentofuranosid-2-ulose 2-reductase, with protein sequence MINAVGTPQSLLLLGGTSEIAMAIAENYLRRAPLTVVLAARPSDRLDAAATRLRGLGATVRTVEFDAKDTASHPAVIEQAFAEGDVDVTVIAFGLLGDPELAWQDHATGVELAQVNYTAPVSVGIALAERLRKQGHGAVIALSSVAGERVRRSNFVYGSTKAGFDGFFLGLGEALRPAGITVTVVRPGFVHTKMTEGLKPAPMATTADKVAEIAVDAVRRRRDLVWAPGQWRAVMSVLRHIPRPIFRKLPI encoded by the coding sequence TTGATCAACGCAGTCGGCACCCCGCAGTCGCTCCTGCTGCTCGGCGGCACCTCCGAGATCGCCATGGCCATCGCGGAGAACTACCTGCGGCGGGCCCCGCTGACGGTCGTCCTCGCGGCCCGCCCGTCCGACCGGCTCGACGCCGCCGCGACCAGGCTGCGCGGCCTGGGCGCGACCGTGCGCACCGTCGAGTTCGACGCCAAGGACACCGCCTCGCACCCGGCGGTGATCGAGCAGGCCTTCGCCGAGGGCGACGTCGACGTCACGGTCATCGCCTTCGGACTGCTCGGCGACCCGGAACTGGCCTGGCAGGACCACGCGACCGGAGTGGAGTTGGCCCAGGTCAACTACACCGCGCCGGTGTCGGTGGGGATCGCGCTGGCCGAGCGGCTGCGCAAGCAGGGCCACGGCGCGGTCATCGCGCTGTCGTCGGTGGCGGGCGAGCGGGTGCGGCGGTCGAACTTCGTCTACGGCTCGACGAAGGCGGGCTTCGACGGCTTCTTCCTGGGACTGGGCGAAGCGCTGCGGCCCGCCGGAATCACCGTTACCGTCGTCCGGCCAGGATTCGTGCACACCAAGATGACCGAGGGACTCAAACCCGCGCCCATGGCCACCACCGCCGACAAGGTCGCCGAGATCGCCGTCGACGCCGTTCGCCGACGTCGCGACCTGGTGTGGGCCCCCGGCCAGTGGCGCGCGGTGATGTCGGTGCTGCGTCACATCCCCCGGCCCATCTTCCGCAAACTGCCGATCTGA
- a CDS encoding FAD-binding protein, producing the protein MEDARFETRALTGWGRTAPSVATVAHPTTADQVVAALATAGPRGVIARGLGRSYGDPAQNAGGLVVDMTGVDRIHSIDPDTGLAVLDAGVNLDQLMRAALPHGLWVPVLPGTRQVTIGGAIGSDIHGKNHHSAGSFGNHVRALDLLTADGEVRTLTPESDLFWATVGGMGLTGIILRATIALKPVESAYFVVDTDRTSTLDETLELFANGSDAHYDYSMAWFDSISAGAKLGRAVFSRGSLATVDQLPAKFRADPLKFDAPQLLTLPDVFPNGLANKLTFRALGEAWYRKAPKRGREQIQNLTAFYHPLDLFGEWNRAYGSRGFLQYQFIVPFEADTELRAIVRRIAESGHVSFLNVLKRMGDGNAAPLSFPRPGWTITVDFPIVAGLPEFCVELDQRVLDADGRLYLAKESRTAPETFQRMYPRLDEWRKVRHAADPDGLFISDQSRRLGL; encoded by the coding sequence GTGGAGGATGCGAGATTCGAGACCCGCGCGCTCACCGGCTGGGGCCGCACCGCGCCGTCGGTCGCCACGGTCGCCCACCCGACCACCGCCGACCAGGTCGTCGCCGCGCTGGCCACGGCCGGGCCACGCGGGGTGATCGCCAGGGGGCTCGGCCGCTCCTACGGCGACCCGGCGCAGAACGCGGGCGGGCTGGTCGTGGACATGACCGGCGTCGACCGGATCCACTCGATCGACCCGGACACCGGCCTGGCCGTGCTCGACGCCGGGGTGAACCTCGACCAGTTGATGCGCGCCGCGCTGCCGCACGGGCTGTGGGTGCCGGTGCTGCCGGGCACCCGCCAGGTCACCATCGGCGGGGCGATCGGCTCGGACATCCACGGCAAGAACCACCACTCCGCGGGCAGCTTCGGCAACCACGTCCGCGCGCTCGACCTGCTCACCGCCGACGGCGAGGTGCGCACCCTCACTCCCGAGTCCGACCTGTTCTGGGCCACCGTCGGCGGCATGGGCCTGACCGGGATCATCCTGCGCGCCACCATCGCACTGAAACCCGTCGAGAGCGCGTACTTCGTCGTCGACACCGACCGCACGTCCACTTTGGACGAGACGCTGGAGCTGTTCGCGAACGGCTCCGACGCGCACTACGACTACTCGATGGCGTGGTTCGACTCGATCTCCGCGGGCGCGAAGCTCGGCCGCGCGGTGTTCTCCCGCGGCTCACTGGCCACAGTGGACCAACTGCCCGCCAAGTTCCGCGCCGACCCGCTGAAGTTCGACGCGCCGCAGCTGCTCACGCTGCCTGACGTCTTCCCCAACGGCCTGGCCAACAAGCTGACGTTCCGCGCGCTCGGCGAGGCCTGGTACCGCAAAGCGCCGAAGCGGGGGCGCGAGCAGATCCAGAACCTGACCGCGTTCTACCACCCACTCGACCTGTTCGGCGAGTGGAACCGCGCCTACGGCTCGCGGGGATTCCTGCAGTACCAGTTCATCGTGCCGTTCGAGGCCGACACCGAGCTGCGCGCGATCGTGCGGCGGATCGCCGAGTCCGGGCACGTGTCGTTCCTCAACGTCCTCAAGCGGATGGGCGACGGCAACGCCGCTCCCCTGTCGTTCCCGCGTCCGGGGTGGACGATCACCGTCGACTTCCCGATCGTGGCGGGGCTGCCGGAGTTCTGCGTCGAACTCGACCAGCGAGTGCTCGACGCGGACGGGCGGCTGTATCTGGCCAAGGAGTCGCGCACGGCGCCCGAGACCTTCCAGCGGATGTACCCCCGGCTCGACGAATGGCGGAAAGTGCGCCACGCGGCCGATCCGGACGGCCTGTTCATCTCCGACCAGTCGCGCAGGCTCGGCCTCTGA